A single window of Archangium gephyra DNA harbors:
- a CDS encoding caspase family protein, with the protein MAYIWMKRLAIVVGIDAYPPPQSRLSGCVGDAQRFARFLRSACGGSFDQVTLVKNESATLENLRGVLRWAANDTWEQVVVYFAGHGSHQGILAWDGLMEFTELAFAIRSIRADWHLLVLDACQAGAVHQYFDGVAGLPAPDDSAAIYLELLQRAHPGLRVLTAVDRQTNAKERNAQGVFTTALLKAARSAWPDLSEQGVSAARILSEAAALLHGNRDPLPQGSGDLDDLPMALTDVHLPLGGAWFRQEPMQLPAQPGAPLSARFEYTVRITGRQLLPTTVSHVVHDGAGWSHTAAPLRVLPATNDVTQPLFVSLPLGQMPMGRKLQSVVTVVDERKQHVGQHRANHPGLWLKQLAPLRPVRVLRP; encoded by the coding sequence ATGGCATACATCTGGATGAAGCGCCTCGCTATCGTCGTCGGAATCGACGCCTACCCGCCGCCTCAGTCGCGGCTTTCCGGTTGCGTGGGAGACGCCCAGCGCTTCGCGCGCTTCCTCCGCTCGGCCTGCGGCGGAAGCTTCGACCAGGTCACCCTTGTGAAGAACGAGTCGGCGACTCTCGAAAACCTTCGGGGGGTGCTTAGGTGGGCAGCCAACGACACCTGGGAGCAGGTCGTCGTCTACTTCGCGGGGCACGGTTCCCATCAGGGCATCCTCGCGTGGGACGGGCTGATGGAATTTACGGAGCTCGCCTTCGCCATTCGATCCATCCGGGCTGACTGGCATCTCCTCGTTCTGGACGCGTGCCAAGCCGGTGCCGTCCACCAATACTTCGATGGAGTCGCGGGGCTGCCCGCCCCGGACGACTCCGCCGCCATCTATCTTGAGCTGTTGCAACGTGCGCACCCTGGGCTCCGGGTCCTCACCGCTGTGGACCGGCAGACGAACGCGAAGGAGCGCAATGCCCAGGGCGTCTTCACTACGGCTCTGCTGAAAGCCGCTCGCAGTGCGTGGCCGGACCTTAGTGAGCAGGGCGTCTCCGCCGCACGCATCCTCTCCGAGGCAGCCGCGCTTCTTCACGGCAACCGAGATCCGTTGCCGCAGGGGAGCGGGGACTTGGACGACCTCCCCATGGCGCTCACCGATGTGCATCTGCCCCTTGGGGGAGCTTGGTTTCGCCAGGAGCCGATGCAGTTGCCAGCACAGCCTGGAGCGCCCCTGTCGGCCCGCTTTGAATACACGGTGCGCATCACTGGCCGCCAGTTGCTGCCCACTACCGTCAGCCATGTCGTTCACGATGGAGCAGGCTGGAGCCACACCGCAGCACCTCTTCGGGTGCTACCCGCGACGAACGACGTAACACAGCCCCTCTTCGTCTCGTTGCCACTGGGTCAAATGCCCATGGGACGCAAGCTTCAGTCCGTTGTCACGGTGGTGGACGAGCGCAAGCAGCACGTGGGGCAACACCGGGCAAACCACCCAGGGCTGTGGCTCAAGCAACTGGCGCCACTGAGGCCCGTGCGGGTCCTACGTCCTTAG
- a CDS encoding 4Fe-4S single cluster domain-containing protein, translated as MAGTLNLAGFAPRSHIYGPGVRFALWVQGCSLHCPGCWNRDTWKFRPRDVWDVEALAARVLSEPGLEGVTLLGGEPMDQAEQLLPFLERVRSAGLSVMTFTGYELDELTTPARRAVLERTDLIVTGRYHEAERDTGLRWRGSRNQRVLPLGPRYAALVLDEANQFEVVLDAEGRMEVRGFPPEWLSRL; from the coding sequence ATGGCCGGGACGCTCAACCTGGCGGGATTCGCCCCCCGCAGCCACATCTATGGCCCGGGTGTCCGGTTCGCGCTCTGGGTGCAGGGGTGCTCCCTCCACTGTCCCGGGTGTTGGAACCGGGACACGTGGAAGTTCCGGCCGCGTGATGTGTGGGACGTGGAAGCGCTCGCGGCCCGAGTGCTCTCGGAGCCCGGGCTCGAAGGGGTGACACTGCTCGGCGGTGAGCCGATGGATCAGGCCGAGCAACTCCTTCCCTTTCTCGAGCGGGTGCGCAGCGCGGGGCTCTCGGTCATGACCTTCACCGGGTACGAGCTCGACGAGCTCACCACCCCCGCCCGGCGGGCCGTGCTCGAGCGGACGGATCTCATCGTCACCGGGCGCTACCACGAAGCCGAGCGGGATACGGGCCTTCGCTGGCGTGGCTCGCGCAACCAACGGGTGTTGCCCCTGGGCCCACGGTATGCGGCACTCGTCCTGGACGAGGCCAACCAGTTCGAGGTGGTGCTGGACGCGGAGGGGCGCATGGAGGTGCGTGGCTTCCCGCCCGAGTGGCTCTCCCGATTGTAG
- a CDS encoding DUF2997 domain-containing protein, whose product MKEERMTVVIAADGSLRAETRGLKGSACEVELEALLSDIASLHEVTPTAEAREKEPEVHTTRTAHVTRGKP is encoded by the coding sequence ATGAAGGAGGAGCGCATGACGGTGGTGATTGCCGCGGATGGGTCGCTCCGGGCGGAGACACGCGGATTGAAGGGGAGCGCGTGTGAGGTGGAGCTCGAGGCCCTGCTCTCGGACATCGCCTCCCTCCACGAGGTGACGCCCACGGCGGAGGCTCGCGAGAAGGAGCCAGAGGTCCACACGACCCGGACGGCCCACGTGACGAGGGGAAAGCCATGA